The genomic stretch GATAGGCTCGGAACGTGACGACAGACCGCTGTCCGGCGGACCACTACGAGGTCGTGGCCCTCGCTTCGTCCGCGGGCGGCATCGAGGCCCTGACCGCGGTCCTCGGCCCGCTCGGGGCGGACCTCCCCGTTCCGGTCCTGGTGGTCCAGCACCTCGACCCACGGCACCGCACGGTCATCGCCGAGCTGCTCACCCGGCGCACCGAGATGCGGGTCAAGCTGGCCGACGCGGACGAGCTCGCCCGCCCCGGCACCGTCTACATCGCACCCCCCGACCGGCACCTCCTGGTGGGGCCCGGAGGTACGCTGACGCTCTCCGGCAGCGAGCTGGTCCACTTCCTGCGCCCCTCCGCCGATCTGCTCTTCGAGTCGGTCGCCGGGGCCTACGGGGCACAGGCGATCGGCTGCGTGCTGACCGGGACCGGCAGCGATGGCGCCATGGGCGTGGACGCCATCAAGTCACGCGGCGGCACGGTGATCTCCGAGGATCCCCGTACGGCTGAATTCAAGGGAATGCCAGAGGCAGCGGTGGGTACGGGATCGGTGGACTTCGTGCTGCCCCTGGAAGAGATCGCCGCGGTCATCCGCGGTCTTGTCGAGACCAAGAGGCAGTAATGGGTGAAGCTCGGGACGTCGAGGCGGATGAGGAACTGGAGGAGTTGCTCGGTTTTCTGAGGGACGCCCGCGGCTTCGACTTCACCGGTTACAAGCGTTCGTCGCTCGGCCGGCGCATCCGCAAACGGATGTCCGATGTCGAAGCCGAGACCTATGCGGATTACCGGGACCGCCTGGAGACGAACGCCGATGAATTCAACGCCCTCTTCAACACCATTCTGATCAATGTGACCTCCTTCTTCCGGGACCCCGACGCCTGGACCTTCCTCCAGCGCGAGGTGGTGCCCGAGGTGCTCGCGGACGCCGGTGCCGACGAGGAGATCCGGGTGTGGAGCGCGGGCTGCTCCAGCGGCGAGGAGGCGTACTCCCTCGCCATCATGTTCGCCGAGGCGATGGGCGTCGACGAGGCCCTGAACCGGGTCAAGATCTACGCCACCGACGTGGACGAGGAGGCGCTCCGCGACGCCCGCTCCGGCCTCTACACGGCCAAGTCGCTGGAACCGCTCAGCCCGGACCTGCGCGACACCTACTTCGAGCAGAACGGCACCCGCTTCAGCTTCCGCACCGACCTGCGCCGCCGCGTGATCTTCGGCCGGCACGACATCACCCGCGACGCCCCGATCTCCCGGCTGGACCTGCTGGTCTGCCGCAACGCGCTGATGTACTTCAACGTCGAGGCGCAGCGGCAGATCATCGACCGGTTCCACTTCGCGCTGCGCGAGCGCGGCTTCCTCTTCCTCGGCAAGGCGGAGATGCTGCTGAACGACGCGGAGCGCTTCGAGGTGCTGAGCATGCGCCAGCGCGCGTTCCGGCGGCGCCCGGGGGACGCCGGCCCGCCGTACCACTCCGCGCCCGCGAAGATCCGGGTGGGGCTGGGCAGCGAGAAGCTGACCACCGCCGCCCGCAGCCGGCAGCTGCGCGACCTGATCCTCGACGCCAACCCGGCCCCGGCCATCGCGGTGGACGGCGAGGGCACCGCGGTGCTCATCAACGCCCAG from Streptomyces albofaciens JCM 4342 encodes the following:
- a CDS encoding CheR family methyltransferase → MGEARDVEADEELEELLGFLRDARGFDFTGYKRSSLGRRIRKRMSDVEAETYADYRDRLETNADEFNALFNTILINVTSFFRDPDAWTFLQREVVPEVLADAGADEEIRVWSAGCSSGEEAYSLAIMFAEAMGVDEALNRVKIYATDVDEEALRDARSGLYTAKSLEPLSPDLRDTYFEQNGTRFSFRTDLRRRVIFGRHDITRDAPISRLDLLVCRNALMYFNVEAQRQIIDRFHFALRERGFLFLGKAEMLLNDAERFEVLSMRQRAFRRRPGDAGPPYHSAPAKIRVGLGSEKLTTAARSRQLRDLILDANPAPAIAVDGEGTAVLINAQARTQFGLTSNDIGRPFQDLEISYRPVELRSLIEQATHERRTLRVNGAERRVGEETQYFDILIQPLMGANGLLAATNITFTDVTVATQLKCENKRVREDLETAYEELQSTNEELETTNEELQSSIEELETTNEELQSTNEELETTNEELQSGNEELETMNEEMRIRTEELDEARAFLEGVVTSIAAGVVVLDKDMKVKSWNRGAVDMWGLRPDEVIDEPFFSLDFGLPTEMLRPAVEKCLESGKRTAPSRVSAVNRIGRPITCNVLCSPFDRHNGGVVLLLEADRGDSND
- a CDS encoding chemotaxis protein CheB, whose amino-acid sequence is MTTDRCPADHYEVVALASSAGGIEALTAVLGPLGADLPVPVLVVQHLDPRHRTVIAELLTRRTEMRVKLADADELARPGTVYIAPPDRHLLVGPGGTLTLSGSELVHFLRPSADLLFESVAGAYGAQAIGCVLTGTGSDGAMGVDAIKSRGGTVISEDPRTAEFKGMPEAAVGTGSVDFVLPLEEIAAVIRGLVETKRQ